One window of Thermocoleostomius sinensis A174 genomic DNA carries:
- a CDS encoding SH3 domain-containing protein, producing MKNFKRSIQLFSATAALVAMTVVSTSTMVQAQAITPELEAQAEEACINKARADGFELSEVVDIAAVDADTVNVVLNLTRDGQLFKLTCGYTASNQTVTTTNASRTYAPWINPWLGILLPLLVGLPLLLWWAAGRREDRDRVVTRERTYIGERSEAIVRTSADGINVHAGPTSTSRVTGNLRNGQRIVLSGRYDNDWVELENGGWVPVRFVETATRYVN from the coding sequence ATGAAGAACTTTAAGCGATCGATTCAGTTATTCTCGGCGACGGCTGCCCTAGTCGCAATGACGGTTGTTTCAACCAGTACGATGGTTCAAGCGCAAGCCATCACGCCGGAATTAGAAGCCCAAGCGGAAGAAGCCTGTATCAATAAAGCTCGCGCCGATGGATTTGAACTTTCAGAAGTTGTAGATATTGCCGCAGTGGATGCAGACACGGTGAATGTGGTGTTGAACCTTACCCGTGATGGGCAACTGTTTAAACTAACCTGTGGATATACGGCCTCTAACCAAACTGTCACTACCACGAATGCATCCCGCACCTATGCTCCCTGGATTAATCCGTGGTTAGGTATTCTTCTGCCACTCTTAGTGGGGTTGCCGTTGCTGTTATGGTGGGCGGCTGGTCGTCGGGAAGACCGCGATCGGGTGGTCACCCGCGAGAGGACCTACATTGGCGAACGCTCAGAGGCAATTGTGCGAACTAGTGCCGATGGAATTAATGTTCACGCTGGCCCAACCAGCACCTCTCGCGTGACGGGCAATTTGCGCAATGGTCAGCGCATTGTGTTGTCCGGACGTTATGACAACGACTGGGTTGAGCTTGAAAATGGCGGTTGGGTGCCAGTGCGCTTTGTGGAAACGGCTACACGCTATGTCAATTAG
- a CDS encoding addiction module protein: MSTHPLLKVEISQLSIAERIQLAEDLWDSILEQPDKLPLTDAQKQELDRRLERYQQDPMAGSTWEAVKQRLGFPE, from the coding sequence ATGAGTACTCATCCCTTGCTCAAGGTTGAAATTTCTCAACTTAGCATTGCTGAACGCATCCAACTCGCTGAAGACCTTTGGGATAGCATCCTGGAACAGCCAGACAAACTACCGCTGACTGATGCTCAGAAACAAGAACTCGATCGCCGACTGGAGCGATATCAGCAAGATCCGATGGCGGGTTCAACCTGGGAAGCAGTTAAGCAACGATTAGGCTTTCCTGAATGA
- a CDS encoding type II toxin-antitoxin system RelE/ParE family toxin — MSYNLIIRPEAELDIQDGFKWYETQVPGLGSEFIRAIDTCLSGIGRNPLAYPLLYQQARRALVRRFPYSILYVFDQNTVSIIACFHSKRNPKSWQERL, encoded by the coding sequence ATGAGCTACAATCTCATCATTCGTCCCGAAGCAGAGTTAGATATTCAAGATGGTTTCAAGTGGTATGAAACGCAGGTTCCTGGCTTAGGGTCTGAATTTATCCGAGCCATTGATACGTGTCTGTCTGGCATCGGTCGCAATCCACTTGCCTATCCCCTGCTCTATCAGCAAGCACGACGAGCACTCGTCCGCCGTTTTCCCTATAGCATTCTCTACGTCTTTGATCAAAATACTGTTTCCATCATTGCTTGCTTTCACAGTAAACGCAATCCAAAATCCTGGCAAGAAAGACTTTAG
- a CDS encoding type II toxin-antitoxin system VapC family toxin, with protein sequence MIIADTGFFIAIGNRRDQDHLRAVQILASLDEPLITTYPVITETCYLPSARAGHVVQCNFLKEFVAGAFEVFSLQREHVERMIELMECYADLPMDLADASLVVLAENLKHGRILTTDRRDFSIYRWNKTNSFENSLN encoded by the coding sequence ATGATTATTGCAGACACTGGATTTTTTATTGCAATTGGCAATCGCCGCGATCAAGATCATCTACGTGCTGTACAGATTCTTGCTTCGCTAGATGAACCATTAATTACTACTTATCCTGTGATTACTGAAACATGCTATCTGCCCTCTGCAAGAGCGGGACATGTCGTTCAATGCAACTTTTTGAAAGAATTTGTCGCTGGTGCATTTGAAGTGTTCAGCTTGCAGCGTGAGCATGTTGAACGCATGATTGAGTTGATGGAATGCTATGCGGATTTGCCAATGGATCTAGCTGATGCATCTCTCGTTGTATTAGCAGAAAACTTAAAGCATGGACGGATTCTAACTACCGATCGTCGAGACTTCAGCATTTATCGGTGGAATAAAACCAATTCCTTTGAGAACTCGTTAAACTAG